The following are from one region of the Nocardioides marmotae genome:
- a CDS encoding DUF2510 domain-containing protein: MTTTPPAGWYPDTRTPGLLRWWDGAAWTEHTSPAYPTYPTYPVDPAQVSEAPPVPRVSRSAKVLVGVGVAALLMVWVLAFVLVFDAIEQIGDGRAGGFADLDAEDACATAVDEAVRISEEEAPPVLLEDVRALRVLEDRRETHETPASGEATVLTCRGTGVWSDGDTTTEVVVGVTVDAEGTHYVFYEAVGPTATG; the protein is encoded by the coding sequence GTGACGACGACCCCGCCGGCGGGCTGGTACCCGGACACCCGCACCCCCGGCCTGCTGCGCTGGTGGGACGGCGCGGCGTGGACCGAGCACACGAGCCCGGCGTACCCGACCTATCCGACCTACCCCGTCGACCCGGCGCAGGTGTCCGAGGCGCCGCCCGTGCCTCGCGTGAGCCGGTCGGCGAAGGTGCTGGTCGGGGTCGGGGTGGCAGCGCTGCTGATGGTGTGGGTCCTCGCGTTCGTGCTCGTCTTCGACGCCATCGAGCAGATCGGGGACGGCCGGGCCGGCGGGTTCGCCGACCTCGACGCCGAGGACGCGTGCGCGACCGCCGTGGACGAGGCGGTCCGGATCAGCGAGGAGGAGGCGCCGCCGGTGCTGCTGGAGGACGTCCGCGCGCTGCGGGTCCTCGAGGACCGGCGCGAGACCCACGAGACGCCGGCGTCGGGGGAGGCCACCGTCCTCACCTGTCGCGGGACCGGCGTGTGGTCCGACGGCGACACCACGACCGAGGTCGTCGTCGGGGTCACCGTCGACGCCGAGGGCACCCACTACGTCTTCTACGAGGCGGTCGGGCCGACCGCGACCGGGTAG
- a CDS encoding cytochrome P450 encodes MTATDWNPDAWDAETDVYRELDAQRRTCPVPLGATRDGAAYYAALTHADVVAVTGDPRTFSSAERRLDDGTRRIPLEIDPPEHAQVRRLLQPYFRPDRLEALRPVIERHAREMTGDLLAHGTTADYMDVAGPFPARVLCALMNVPDEDWSRIKDWSMRSVTTAPVSDAERGDAGARLRDYVRDLVAERRVRPLPVEEDMTSGLLAARISDEPLDDDTVVGALQLMLVAGHLTTTLSLGIIVRRLAEDPALQQRLRDEPTLVGDAIEEILRVEPAVVANSNPRTVTAPVELGGLQLQPGDRVLPVWGAANRDETRFEDADQIVLGRGRSANVTFGRGIHLCIGAPVARLEMTIAVGALLDATEHFGLGETVEERATWRQQGPTRLDLALVPRQ; translated from the coding sequence ATGACGGCCACCGACTGGAACCCCGACGCATGGGACGCCGAGACCGACGTCTACCGGGAGCTCGACGCGCAGCGGCGCACCTGCCCGGTCCCGCTGGGTGCCACCCGTGACGGCGCCGCCTACTACGCCGCCCTCACGCACGCAGACGTCGTCGCCGTCACCGGCGACCCGCGGACGTTCAGCAGCGCCGAGCGCCGCCTGGACGACGGCACCCGCCGGATCCCGCTCGAGATCGATCCGCCGGAGCACGCCCAGGTGCGCAGGCTGCTGCAGCCGTACTTCCGGCCCGACCGACTCGAGGCCCTGCGCCCGGTCATCGAGCGCCACGCCCGAGAGATGACGGGCGACCTGCTCGCGCACGGCACCACCGCCGACTACATGGACGTCGCCGGCCCCTTCCCCGCACGGGTGCTCTGCGCGCTGATGAACGTGCCCGACGAGGACTGGTCCCGCATCAAGGACTGGTCGATGCGTTCGGTCACCACCGCCCCCGTCAGCGACGCCGAGCGAGGCGACGCCGGGGCGCGGCTGCGGGACTACGTACGCGACCTCGTCGCCGAGCGACGCGTGCGACCGCTGCCCGTGGAGGAGGACATGACGAGCGGGCTCCTCGCCGCTCGGATCAGCGACGAGCCCCTCGACGACGACACCGTCGTGGGTGCCCTGCAGCTCATGCTCGTCGCGGGACACCTCACCACCACCCTCTCCCTCGGCATCATCGTCCGCCGCCTCGCCGAGGACCCTGCGCTGCAGCAACGGTTGCGTGACGAGCCGACCCTGGTGGGCGACGCCATCGAGGAGATCCTCCGCGTCGAGCCCGCCGTCGTGGCGAACTCGAACCCGCGCACCGTGACGGCCCCGGTCGAGCTGGGTGGCCTCCAGCTGCAGCCGGGCGACCGGGTGCTGCCGGTATGGGGCGCGGCGAACCGCGACGAGACCCGGTTCGAGGACGCAGACCAGATCGTGCTCGGGCGCGGACGGAGCGCCAACGTCACGTTCGGTCGAGGGATCCACCTCTGCATCGGCGCCCCGGTGGCGCGGCTCGAGATGACCATCGCCGTCGGCGCCCTGCTCGACGCCACCGAGCACTTCGGGCTCGGCGAGACGGTGGAGGAACGCGCGACGTGGCGCCAGCAGGGGCCGACGCGGCTCGACCTGGCGCTCGTTCCGCGCCAGTGA
- a CDS encoding ABC transporter permease, whose product MSTIEQSPPAPGGGTPPPAPGAAPARRRGGAAGDVLWTVVPYAASVLLAFVVGGVVIAAMGYSATDALRAVLTSSFESRFGMVETLHKWVPIVLCAYAFALPLATGKFNIGAEGQLLLGATGGAAIGITFSDLPAILLLPATLVAGVLAGALWAGIAAVLLVRFRVNEVLSTVLLNFVSFKVIDWVATKVWPDAGAGHPATTPVGEGARLPLIGEAPGLHSGVLLVVALAIFIAVGMRFTPTGFEMRAVGANPRASLVNGVRTTRLAGAGLVLGGAAAGLAGAIDVAGLHGRMLEGMQSNFLILGIIVGLMARGSMLALPFVAFGIAVLEFGAGTMQLVAAVPVEMVLVIEALILLFLLLSDLARNRLRGAA is encoded by the coding sequence ATGAGCACCATCGAGCAGTCCCCACCCGCCCCGGGCGGGGGTACGCCGCCACCCGCGCCGGGCGCGGCGCCCGCCCGGCGCCGCGGTGGCGCGGCGGGCGACGTCCTGTGGACGGTCGTGCCGTACGCCGCGTCGGTGCTGCTGGCCTTCGTCGTCGGCGGCGTGGTCATCGCCGCGATGGGCTACTCGGCCACCGACGCGCTCCGCGCGGTGCTGACCAGCTCCTTCGAGAGCCGCTTCGGCATGGTCGAGACCCTCCACAAGTGGGTCCCGATCGTGCTGTGCGCCTACGCCTTCGCGCTCCCGCTGGCGACCGGGAAGTTCAACATCGGTGCCGAGGGCCAGCTGCTCCTCGGCGCGACCGGCGGTGCCGCCATCGGCATCACCTTCTCCGACCTCCCCGCGATCCTGCTGCTGCCGGCGACCCTCGTCGCGGGCGTGCTCGCCGGTGCCCTGTGGGCCGGCATCGCCGCGGTGCTGCTGGTGCGCTTCCGGGTCAACGAGGTGCTCAGCACGGTGCTGCTGAACTTCGTCTCCTTCAAGGTCATCGACTGGGTCGCCACCAAGGTCTGGCCCGACGCCGGCGCCGGCCACCCGGCCACCACCCCGGTCGGCGAGGGCGCCCGGCTCCCGCTCATCGGCGAGGCGCCCGGCCTGCACAGCGGCGTCCTGCTCGTGGTCGCGCTGGCCATCTTCATCGCGGTCGGGATGCGGTTCACGCCCACCGGCTTCGAGATGCGCGCGGTCGGCGCCAACCCCCGCGCCTCGCTGGTCAACGGCGTGCGGACCACCCGGCTCGCCGGCGCCGGGCTCGTGCTCGGCGGCGCGGCCGCCGGCCTGGCCGGTGCCATCGACGTCGCCGGCCTGCACGGCCGGATGCTCGAGGGGATGCAGTCGAACTTCCTGATCCTCGGCATCATCGTCGGCCTCATGGCCCGCGGTTCGATGCTGGCCCTGCCGTTCGTCGCCTTCGGCATCGCCGTCCTGGAGTTCGGGGCCGGCACGATGCAGCTGGTCGCGGCCGTCCCGGTCGAGATGGTGCTCGTCATCGAGGCGCTGATCCTGCTCTTCCTGCTACTCAGCGATCTCGCCCGCAACCGCCTGAGGGGTGCCGCATGA
- a CDS encoding ABC transporter permease, translated as MTEFLTLVVPMWVVFTLAAQGTILSGRAGVFNVTQEGVMALGASVGSVVAYKMGSNLGGLLVAFAVGALVGLVLTYMTTQLRMDQFVVGLALFFAATGAAGLLYREVIGVTMTPPKIDTLAKIDIPVLSDIPVIGEPLFRQDYVFFFVVLLSVAMYWFMQRTSAGLDFRSVGENPKAADSLGINVTLARTWSTVVGSGLVAVAGAYFPLHFTGIFTDGMIAGRGWLVIALAFLGGWRPLYVVAGAAFFAGMDVLGQKAQVIGLGIPHQFIEMLPFVATLLVMVFAFRWARQPAHLGLNYDRESRLAG; from the coding sequence ATGACCGAGTTCCTGACCCTCGTGGTCCCGATGTGGGTGGTCTTCACCCTCGCCGCCCAAGGCACGATCCTCAGCGGCCGCGCCGGCGTCTTCAACGTGACCCAGGAGGGCGTCATGGCCCTCGGTGCGTCGGTGGGCTCCGTGGTGGCCTACAAGATGGGCTCCAACCTCGGCGGCCTGCTCGTGGCGTTCGCCGTGGGCGCCCTGGTGGGCCTGGTCCTCACCTACATGACCACCCAGCTGCGGATGGACCAGTTCGTGGTCGGCCTGGCGCTGTTCTTCGCCGCGACCGGCGCCGCGGGCCTGCTCTACCGCGAGGTCATCGGCGTGACGATGACCCCGCCGAAGATCGACACCCTGGCCAAGATCGACATCCCGGTGCTCTCCGACATCCCGGTGATCGGCGAGCCGTTGTTCCGCCAGGACTACGTGTTCTTCTTCGTGGTGCTGCTCTCGGTGGCGATGTACTGGTTCATGCAGCGCACCAGCGCCGGCCTGGACTTCCGCTCGGTCGGGGAGAACCCCAAGGCCGCCGACAGCCTCGGCATCAACGTCACCCTCGCCCGCACCTGGTCGACGGTCGTCGGCTCGGGCCTGGTGGCGGTGGCCGGCGCGTACTTCCCGCTGCACTTCACCGGCATCTTCACCGACGGCATGATCGCCGGCCGCGGCTGGCTGGTCATCGCGCTGGCGTTCCTCGGCGGCTGGCGGCCGCTGTACGTCGTCGCCGGCGCCGCGTTCTTCGCCGGCATGGACGTGCTGGGCCAGAAGGCGCAGGTCATCGGCCTGGGCATCCCGCACCAGTTCATCGAGATGCTGCCCTTCGTGGCGACCCTGCTCGTCATGGTCTTCGCGTTCCGGTGGGCCCGCCAGCCCGCCCACCTGGGGCTCAACTACGACCGCGAGTCGCGACTCGCGGGCTGA
- a CDS encoding ABC transporter ATP-binding protein, whose product MTQALVDSVSDLGPATPKLRIENVGKEFELRKGARFKALSDITFDVARGEFVSVVGPSGCGKSTLLRMIAGLDVPSTGSIEISQDVPGRSPTAVVFQEYSIFPWKSVEENVAFGLRMRGEKRKDALVTARSWLKKVNLGGFEKSYPATLSGGMKQRVAVARALALDPEVLLLDEPFAALDAQMREVLQEELLEQWQDDGNERSAMLVTHSLDEAILLGDTVVLMSATPGVVRARYDVPFERPRSPHLRGTKEFAELRDLIWNDLREEVLAASRAREAADKG is encoded by the coding sequence GTGACCCAAGCACTCGTCGACTCGGTCTCCGACCTCGGCCCCGCCACGCCCAAGCTGCGCATCGAGAACGTGGGCAAGGAGTTCGAGCTCCGCAAGGGCGCCCGGTTCAAGGCCCTGAGCGACATCACCTTCGACGTGGCGCGAGGCGAGTTCGTCAGCGTCGTCGGCCCGTCGGGTTGCGGCAAGTCGACCCTGCTGCGGATGATCGCGGGCCTCGACGTGCCGAGCACCGGGAGCATCGAGATCTCCCAGGACGTGCCGGGCCGCAGCCCCACGGCGGTGGTGTTCCAGGAGTACTCGATCTTCCCGTGGAAGTCGGTGGAGGAGAACGTCGCCTTCGGCCTCCGGATGCGCGGGGAGAAGCGCAAGGACGCCCTGGTCACCGCCAGGTCGTGGCTGAAGAAGGTCAACCTCGGCGGGTTCGAGAAGTCCTACCCCGCCACCCTGTCCGGCGGCATGAAGCAGCGGGTCGCCGTCGCCCGGGCCCTGGCCCTCGACCCGGAGGTGCTGCTCCTCGACGAGCCGTTCGCCGCCCTCGACGCGCAGATGCGGGAGGTCCTCCAGGAGGAGCTGCTCGAGCAGTGGCAGGACGACGGCAACGAGCGGTCGGCGATGCTCGTCACCCACAGCCTGGACGAGGCGATCCTCCTCGGCGACACCGTCGTGCTGATGTCCGCCACCCCGGGCGTCGTCCGTGCGCGGTACGACGTGCCGTTCGAGCGCCCGCGCAGCCCGCACCTCCGCGGCACCAAGGAGTTCGCCGAGCTGCGCGACCTGATCTGGAACGACCTGCGCGAGGAGGTCCTCGCGGCGAGCAGGGCGCGCGAGGCCGCCGACAAGGGCTGA
- a CDS encoding acyl-CoA dehydrogenase family protein produces MTQHEDVDAFRARARAWLAATMPRLADAPDLPDEDAEWARARELQRLLHDGGFAGISYPAEYGGLGLTPAHQQAFTEESAAYEMPLLLNVPTLGICGPTILEYGSEELKQQHLPRILRGEEILVQFLSEPRGGSDLGGLITRAERVEGGWSLNGAKTWSTCAYSADWALCLARTDWDVPKHEGLTMFLVPTDAPGITMRRIRMVNDTEEFCEEFLDDVFVPDAQVLGEPGQGWQVVMRQLFHEKGAVGGGSPYVSGAGRSRITRPKTDPVALARSAGRLDDPATRELLGRWHASETVHRQLNARIRTGLGSGLLPAPAASMMMLFHARADAFNDDVALEIAGAGVVAASGPAGQLIRKASTNYLMRQASSLGGGSAEMSRNIISERLLSMPREPAPDRGVPFREVARG; encoded by the coding sequence ATGACCCAGCACGAAGACGTGGACGCCTTCCGGGCCCGAGCACGGGCCTGGCTGGCCGCCACCATGCCGCGCCTCGCGGACGCCCCGGACCTGCCCGACGAGGACGCCGAGTGGGCGCGTGCCCGCGAGCTGCAGCGGCTGCTGCACGACGGCGGGTTCGCCGGCATCTCCTACCCGGCCGAGTACGGCGGGTTGGGCCTGACCCCCGCCCACCAGCAGGCCTTCACCGAGGAGAGCGCGGCCTACGAGATGCCGCTGCTGCTCAACGTGCCGACCCTCGGCATCTGCGGGCCGACGATCCTGGAGTACGGCAGCGAGGAGCTCAAGCAGCAGCACCTCCCGCGGATCCTGCGTGGGGAGGAGATCCTCGTCCAGTTCCTCTCCGAGCCGCGCGGCGGCTCCGACCTCGGTGGGCTCATCACCCGGGCCGAGCGGGTCGAGGGCGGCTGGTCGCTCAACGGGGCCAAGACCTGGAGCACCTGCGCCTACTCCGCCGACTGGGCGCTCTGCCTGGCCCGCACCGACTGGGACGTGCCCAAGCACGAGGGGCTCACGATGTTCCTGGTGCCGACCGACGCGCCGGGCATCACCATGCGCCGGATCCGGATGGTCAACGACACCGAGGAGTTCTGCGAGGAGTTCCTCGACGACGTCTTCGTGCCCGACGCCCAGGTGCTCGGCGAGCCGGGCCAGGGCTGGCAGGTCGTGATGCGCCAGCTCTTCCACGAGAAGGGCGCGGTCGGCGGCGGGTCGCCGTACGTGAGCGGCGCCGGCCGCAGCCGGATCACCCGGCCCAAGACCGACCCCGTGGCGCTGGCGCGCAGCGCGGGACGGCTCGACGACCCCGCGACCCGCGAGCTGCTCGGTCGCTGGCACGCCTCGGAGACGGTGCACCGCCAGCTCAACGCGCGCATCCGCACGGGGCTCGGCAGCGGGCTGCTGCCGGCACCTGCGGCCTCGATGATGATGCTCTTCCACGCCCGGGCCGACGCGTTCAACGACGACGTGGCGCTCGAGATCGCCGGTGCCGGCGTGGTCGCGGCGTCCGGGCCGGCCGGCCAGCTGATCCGGAAGGCCTCCACCAACTACCTGATGCGCCAGGCGTCCAGCCTCGGTGGCGGCAGCGCCGAGATGTCGCGCAACATCATCAGCGAGCGGTTGCTGTCCATGCCGCGCGAACCCGCCCCGGACCGCGGCGTCCCGTTCCGCGAGGTCGCGCGCGGCTGA
- a CDS encoding acyl-CoA dehydrogenase family protein gives MYLELTADERDVAAGTRKFLAATAGAHLLREREDDESPFDDDWWQGGAALGWVAPLVPEERGGGSVTGTPMRELGLVAHELGSAAAPGPVAVTNAVLAGLVRAGGAHSPVSDATLAAIVVGETTVTWAAGDGGPAWRPFETPVRITRTKDGLQLDGECPLVELAGPTDLLLVSAMRVDGPALVLVPAHTAGVSVEPVWGLDLSRRWARVVLDGVQLPVAALVAAGPEAEQLVEHQLRVLAALQCADTCGVLDTVFEMTREWVDHRWSFGRPLASYQALKHRLADVRTLLEACRATTEAALDAIDADAPDAGELVSVASAFVGEHAPGMVQECVQLHGGIGVTWEHDLHVHLRRVVTNAAAYGSPTDHRRRLADVVTEGS, from the coding sequence ATGTACCTGGAGCTGACCGCGGACGAGCGGGACGTGGCCGCCGGCACGAGGAAGTTCCTCGCCGCCACGGCGGGGGCCCACCTGCTGCGCGAGCGGGAGGACGACGAGAGCCCGTTCGACGACGACTGGTGGCAGGGCGGGGCGGCGCTGGGCTGGGTGGCGCCGCTGGTGCCCGAGGAACGTGGGGGTGGCAGCGTCACCGGCACACCCATGCGTGAGCTCGGCCTGGTGGCCCACGAGCTGGGGTCGGCCGCGGCGCCGGGGCCGGTGGCCGTCACCAACGCGGTGCTCGCCGGGCTGGTGCGGGCCGGCGGCGCTCACTCGCCCGTGTCGGACGCGACGCTCGCCGCGATCGTGGTCGGCGAGACCACGGTGACGTGGGCGGCCGGCGACGGGGGACCGGCCTGGCGGCCCTTCGAGACCCCGGTCCGGATCACCCGCACCAAGGACGGGCTGCAGCTGGACGGCGAGTGCCCGCTCGTCGAGCTGGCCGGCCCCACCGACCTCCTCCTCGTCAGCGCCATGCGCGTCGACGGGCCCGCGCTCGTCCTGGTGCCTGCGCACACGGCCGGCGTCAGCGTCGAGCCGGTGTGGGGGCTGGACCTGTCGCGGCGGTGGGCGCGGGTGGTGCTGGACGGCGTCCAGCTGCCGGTCGCCGCGCTCGTCGCGGCCGGTCCCGAGGCCGAGCAGCTGGTCGAGCACCAGCTGCGCGTGCTCGCGGCGCTGCAGTGCGCCGACACCTGCGGTGTCCTCGACACCGTCTTCGAGATGACCCGGGAGTGGGTCGACCACCGCTGGTCGTTCGGTCGGCCGCTCGCGTCCTACCAGGCGCTCAAGCACCGGCTCGCCGACGTCCGCACCCTGCTCGAGGCGTGCCGCGCCACCACGGAGGCGGCCCTCGACGCGATCGACGCCGATGCGCCGGACGCCGGCGAGCTGGTCAGCGTGGCCAGCGCGTTCGTGGGCGAGCACGCCCCGGGGATGGTCCAGGAGTGCGTCCAGCTGCACGGCGGGATCGGCGTCACCTGGGAGCACGACCTGCACGTGCACCTGCGCCGCGTGGTGACCAACGCCGCGGCGTACGGCAGTCCGACCGACCACCGGCGACGCCTCGCGGACGTCGTCACGGAGGGATCCTGA
- a CDS encoding BMP family protein translates to MRVIRRITAAAAVASLGLALSACGGSADGGDDGADKVAGIFSGPVTDADLNALGLDALKAAEKDGASVSYAESVAVPDIEGKLRQYVSSGYTVVWTHGSQFYDATAKVAKENPDVNFIAEFDGVPEDQPENLWVIDRNFHTVFYPLGVLAANLSSTGKVGYLGGLSLPFSYAEVHALEQGIEDSGKDADLKPVWTGDFNDTVKATQFTSQLLSGGNDVIVSSLNLGVVGAFEAMKGTEAGENWITVKYTDKSANDPEHYAATVLYDFAKPLMAILDEIESGTTTGVYVMGFGKGADVSIGDNVPTEAKEAAEQAVADVESGATEVELDQSEVK, encoded by the coding sequence ATGCGCGTTATCCGACGTATCACCGCTGCGGCCGCCGTCGCGAGCCTCGGGCTCGCGCTGAGCGCCTGCGGCGGGTCCGCCGACGGAGGGGACGACGGCGCCGACAAGGTCGCCGGCATCTTCTCCGGACCGGTCACGGACGCCGACCTCAACGCGCTCGGGCTCGACGCCCTCAAGGCGGCCGAGAAGGACGGCGCCTCGGTGTCGTACGCCGAGAGCGTCGCGGTCCCCGACATCGAGGGCAAGCTGCGCCAGTACGTCTCCAGCGGCTACACGGTCGTGTGGACGCACGGCTCGCAGTTCTACGACGCCACCGCGAAGGTCGCCAAGGAGAACCCGGACGTCAACTTCATCGCGGAGTTCGACGGCGTGCCGGAGGACCAGCCCGAGAACCTGTGGGTGATCGACCGCAACTTCCACACGGTCTTCTACCCGCTCGGCGTCCTCGCGGCGAACCTCTCCAGCACCGGCAAGGTCGGCTACCTCGGCGGGCTCTCCCTGCCGTTCTCCTACGCCGAGGTCCACGCCCTCGAGCAGGGGATCGAGGACTCCGGCAAGGACGCCGACCTCAAGCCCGTGTGGACCGGCGACTTCAACGACACCGTCAAGGCCACCCAGTTCACCTCCCAGCTGCTCAGCGGCGGCAACGACGTCATCGTCAGCTCGCTGAACCTCGGCGTCGTCGGCGCCTTCGAGGCGATGAAGGGCACCGAGGCGGGCGAGAACTGGATCACGGTGAAGTACACCGACAAGTCCGCCAACGACCCCGAGCACTACGCCGCCACCGTGCTCTACGACTTCGCCAAGCCGCTCATGGCGATCCTCGACGAGATCGAGAGCGGCACGACCACGGGCGTCTACGTCATGGGCTTCGGCAAGGGCGCGGACGTCTCGATCGGCGACAACGTCCCGACCGAGGCCAAGGAGGCCGCGGAGCAGGCCGTCGCCGACGTCGAGAGCGGCGCCACCGAGGTCGAGCTCGACCAGTCCGAGGTGAAGTGA
- a CDS encoding ABC transporter ATP-binding protein, which produces MTATPRLEMTEVVKTFGPVRALDAVSLEVGAREVHGLLGGNGAGKTTLMNVLFGLYRADSGAVRIDGREVTITSPRDAIELGVGMVHQTFLQVDTYTVIENVVLGTTLEGGSHRGGLAAARAKIAEISDRFGLDVDPDAVVEELPVGVRQRVEIIKALYRGASVLILDEPTTNLTPQEVDALFASLRTMVAEGMSVILITHKIRETLAVCDRMTVMRDGARVQTLERTETDAEHLAAIMVGESHGTYQAPTVTEAVALGTAPAGTVVGETPAGKVFEPGVSIAGVTVRNDHDVDLVVGFDLEVGRGEVVGFAGVAGNGQVELAEALAGVRPLRSGTISVGDMVLSGRPTAQWLDAGVAYVPEDRHRDGILPTSGITENLILGSHRSARVRRGGLIDWRAARQRAEEAIAKFAIRADSPATRAGDLSGGNIQRVILARAFAHEPRLLILHNPTRGLDIGSTRFVYEQIRAATAGGCSVVVISEDLDEVIAISDRVIALYHGSQAGEWRSDQVDPYEVGRRMTGLGTPVGGTA; this is translated from the coding sequence GTGACCGCGACGCCCCGCCTCGAGATGACCGAGGTGGTGAAGACCTTCGGTCCCGTGCGGGCCCTGGACGCCGTCTCCCTCGAGGTGGGCGCCCGCGAGGTCCACGGCCTCCTCGGGGGCAACGGCGCCGGCAAGACCACCTTGATGAACGTGCTGTTCGGGCTCTACCGCGCCGACTCCGGCGCGGTGCGCATCGACGGGCGCGAGGTCACCATCACCTCGCCCCGCGACGCCATCGAGCTCGGTGTGGGGATGGTCCACCAGACCTTCCTCCAGGTCGACACCTACACGGTGATCGAGAACGTCGTCCTCGGCACGACCCTCGAGGGCGGCTCGCACCGCGGCGGGCTCGCCGCGGCCCGCGCGAAGATCGCCGAGATCAGCGATCGGTTCGGCCTCGACGTCGACCCCGACGCGGTCGTGGAGGAGCTGCCCGTCGGCGTACGGCAGCGCGTCGAGATCATCAAGGCGCTCTACCGCGGCGCCAGCGTGCTGATCCTCGACGAGCCGACGACGAACCTGACCCCGCAGGAGGTCGACGCGCTGTTCGCGTCGCTGCGGACGATGGTCGCCGAGGGGATGAGCGTCATCCTCATCACCCACAAGATCCGCGAGACCCTCGCGGTCTGCGACCGGATGACCGTCATGCGCGACGGCGCCCGCGTGCAGACCCTCGAGCGCACGGAGACCGACGCCGAGCACCTCGCGGCGATCATGGTCGGCGAGAGCCACGGCACCTACCAGGCGCCGACGGTCACCGAGGCCGTCGCGCTCGGGACCGCCCCGGCGGGCACGGTCGTCGGCGAGACCCCCGCCGGCAAGGTCTTCGAGCCGGGCGTCTCGATCGCCGGCGTCACCGTGCGCAACGACCACGACGTCGACCTGGTCGTCGGCTTCGACCTCGAGGTCGGCCGCGGCGAGGTCGTCGGCTTCGCCGGCGTGGCCGGCAACGGCCAGGTCGAGCTCGCCGAGGCGCTCGCCGGGGTGCGGCCGCTGCGCAGCGGCACGATCTCCGTCGGCGACATGGTCCTCTCCGGTCGGCCCACCGCGCAGTGGCTGGACGCCGGGGTCGCCTACGTTCCCGAGGACCGCCACCGCGACGGCATCCTGCCGACGTCGGGCATCACCGAGAACCTCATCCTCGGCTCCCACCGCAGCGCCCGGGTCCGCCGCGGCGGGCTCATCGACTGGCGCGCGGCCCGGCAGCGGGCGGAGGAGGCGATCGCGAAGTTCGCGATCCGCGCCGACTCGCCCGCCACCCGGGCCGGCGACCTGTCGGGCGGCAACATCCAGCGCGTCATCCTGGCCCGCGCCTTCGCCCACGAGCCGCGGCTGCTGATCCTGCACAACCCCACCCGCGGCCTGGACATCGGCTCGACCCGCTTCGTCTACGAGCAGATCCGCGCGGCCACCGCCGGCGGCTGCTCGGTGGTGGTGATCTCCGAGGACCTCGACGAGGTGATCGCGATCTCCGACCGGGTCATCGCGCTCTACCACGGCTCGCAGGCCGGGGAGTGGCGCAGCGACCAGGTCGACCCCTACGAGGTCGGGCGCCGGATGACCGGCCTCGGCACCCCTGTCGGAGGAACCGCATGA
- a CDS encoding zinc-binding dehydrogenase has product MLAALLDGHGDFLLEDVEPVPPQPDEVVVSDPLGFACITDCIQRRDGGGQAAPHVRGHAGTGVVTAVGSAVTRVSVGQRVLAPTRPMCEKCFWCRHGQPEQCATAALPAPVVAIRADGTELRGSARVGSFAEQMKVRETQLVPIDSEISDEELVTLGCGAGGGLGAILNTATVTPGSTVLVVGSGVFGLSAVQGARIAGAARIIAVDPVSERRTLALALGATDVIDPTGTDVGEAVRELTEGRGACVVLEAIGGAEHQRRAFDFARLGGQIVLGGFGKKADEVTFPANDLAMRGKQVLSCQFGSVNILADLPRFAGFIESGDFDAKALVSARYPLESVNAALDAQDSLSILGAVIG; this is encoded by the coding sequence ATGCTGGCAGCGCTCCTCGACGGACACGGGGACTTCCTCCTGGAGGACGTCGAGCCCGTCCCGCCGCAGCCTGACGAGGTCGTCGTCAGCGACCCGCTCGGCTTCGCCTGCATCACCGACTGCATCCAGCGCCGCGACGGCGGAGGGCAGGCGGCACCGCACGTGCGCGGGCACGCCGGGACCGGCGTGGTGACCGCCGTGGGCTCCGCCGTCACCCGCGTCTCGGTGGGCCAGCGGGTGCTCGCGCCCACCCGCCCGATGTGCGAGAAGTGCTTCTGGTGCCGTCACGGCCAGCCCGAGCAGTGCGCCACGGCAGCCCTCCCGGCACCCGTCGTCGCCATCCGCGCAGACGGCACCGAGCTGCGCGGCTCGGCCCGCGTGGGGTCCTTCGCCGAGCAGATGAAGGTGCGGGAGACCCAGCTGGTCCCGATCGACAGCGAGATCAGCGACGAGGAGCTGGTCACGCTGGGCTGTGGCGCAGGCGGCGGGCTCGGGGCCATCCTCAACACCGCGACCGTGACGCCGGGCAGCACGGTGCTCGTCGTGGGATCGGGCGTCTTCGGGCTCTCGGCCGTCCAGGGGGCCCGGATCGCCGGCGCCGCCAGGATCATCGCCGTCGACCCGGTCTCCGAACGGCGCACGCTCGCCCTGGCGCTCGGTGCCACCGACGTCATCGACCCGACCGGCACGGACGTCGGCGAGGCGGTCCGCGAGCTGACCGAGGGGCGGGGCGCCTGCGTCGTCCTGGAGGCCATCGGCGGCGCCGAGCACCAGCGGCGCGCCTTCGACTTCGCCAGGCTCGGTGGTCAGATCGTCCTCGGCGGCTTCGGCAAGAAGGCCGACGAGGTGACCTTCCCGGCCAACGACCTCGCGATGCGCGGCAAGCAGGTGCTGAGCTGCCAGTTCGGCTCCGTCAACATCCTGGCCGACCTGCCTCGGTTCGCCGGCTTCATCGAGTCCGGAGACTTCGACGCCAAGGCCCTCGTCTCGGCGCGGTACCCCCTGGAGAGCGTGAACGCCGCGCTCGACGCGCAGGACTCCCTGTCGATCCTCGGTGCGGTCATCGGCTGA